A section of the Drosophila sechellia strain sech25 chromosome 3L, ASM438219v1, whole genome shotgun sequence genome encodes:
- the LOC6610838 gene encoding uncharacterized protein LOC6610838, whose product MKFFVIAFAVIAAASAASIATDYLPPVDNNLESASDLVEVPAEQGVLSDDGYRYKTVRRLKLRHRRDVNELPSGEYLPPVEESASESFGVETPLADDGYRYKTVRRVIRRRRDVNELSAEYLPPVEESSSDAFAVETPLADDGYRYKTVRRVIRRRRDVSELSPEYLPPVEESASQAIAVETPLADDGYRYKTVRRVIRRRRDVNELPSGEYLPPVEESASEAVGVETPLADDGYRYKTVRRVIRRRRDVNELSAEYLPPVEESASEAVGVETPLADDGYRYKTVRRVIRRRRDVSELSPEYLPPVEESASQAIAVETPLADDGYRYKTVRRVIRRRRDVNELPSAEYLPPVEESASEAVGVETPLADDGYRYKTVRRVIRRRRDVSELPSGEYLPPVEEAASAIIDVPAEQTVLASDGYRYKTVRRLKLRRH is encoded by the exons ATG AAATTCTTTGTAATTGCCTTTGCTGTGATCGCAGCTGCCTCGGCGGCCTCCATTGCCACGGATTACCTGCCGCCAGTGGACAACAACCTGGAATCTGCCTCCGATCTCGTGGAGGTGCCCGCCGAGCAGGGAGTTCTCTCCGACGATGGATACCGCTACAAGACCGTGCGCCGCCTGAAGTTGCGCCACCGTCGTGATGTGAACGAGCTCCCCTCCGGTGAATACCTGCCCCCTGTGGAGGAGTCCGCCTCCGAGTCTTTTGGCGTCGAGACTCCTCTGGCTGATGATGGCTACCGTTACAAGACCGTCCGCCGTGTGATCCGTCGTCGTCGCGACGTGAATGAGCTCTCCGCCGAGTACCTGCCCCCTGTTGAGGAGTCGTCTTCTGATGCTTTTGCCGTCGAGACTCCCCTGGCTGATGATGGCTACCGTTACAAGACTGTCCGTCGTGTGATCCGTCGTCGTCGTGATGTCTCCGAGCTGTCCCCTGAATACCTGCCCCCTGTTGAGGAGTCCGCCTCTCAGGCTATTGCCGTGGAGACCCCTCTTGCTGATGATGGCTACCGTTACAAGACCGTCCGTCGTGTCATCCGCCGCCGTCGTGATGTCAATGAGCTCCCTTCTGGTGAGTACCTGCCCCCCGTTGAGGAGTCCGCCTCCGAGGCTGTTGGTGTGGAGACCCCTCTGGCTGATGATGGATACCGCTACAAGACTGTCCGTCGTGTGATCCGTCGCCGTCGTGATGTGAACGAGCTGTCCGCCGAATACCTGCCCCCTGTTGAGGAGTCCGCCTCCGAGGCTGTTGGTGTGGAGACCCCTCTGGCTGATGATGGCTACCGTTACAAGACTGTCCGTCGTGTGATCCGTCGTCGTCGTGATGTCTCCGAGCTCTCCCCTGAATACCTGCCCCCTGTTGAGGAGTCCGCCTCTCAGGCTATTGCCGTGGAGACCCCTCTGGCTGATGATGGCTACCGTTACAAGACCGTCCGTCGTGTCATTCGCCGCCGTCGTGATGTCAATGAGCTCCCTTCTGCTGAGTACCTGCCCCCCGTTGAGGAGTCCGCCTCCGAGGCTGTTGGTGTGGAGACCCCTCTGGCAGATGATGGATACCGCTACAAGACCGTGCGTCGTGTGATCCGTCGCCGCCGTGATGTCTCTGAGCTGCCTTCCGGCGAGTACCTGCCCCCCGTGGAGGAGGCCGCCTCTGCCATCATTGATGTGCCCGCCGAGCAGACCGTCCTGGCCAGCGATGGCTACCGCTACAAGACCGTCCGTCGTCTGAAGCTCCGTCGCCACTAA
- the LOC6610839 gene encoding uncharacterized protein LOC6610839, producing the protein MKLAKKCSTYLVICLVLLACCLQESEATRRVNRGRRTLTRRYFTGLAIPGWALIVCVALGELLIGGALYFILKKVILDKEPDQTAASYTPAQTHPTATPYTPAQTHDPSTATTYTPAQTHETTNVTPTPTHATAIV; encoded by the exons ATGAAGTTGGCTAAGAAGTGCTCCACCTACTTGGTGATATGCCTGG TACTGTTGGCCTGCTGCCTGCAGGAATCGGAGGCCACGCGACGAGTGAACCGCGGTCGACGCACCCTTACCCGCAGATACTTCA CTGGCCTTGCTATTCCCGGATGGGCTCTCATCGTTTGCGTAGCGCTGGGTGAGCTGCTGATTGGCGGAGCCCTCTATTTCATCCTGAAGAAGGTGATCCTGGACAAGGAACCAGATCAGACGGCGGCCTCCTACACGCCCGCCCAGACTCATCCGACGGCCACTCCTTATACTCCTGCCCAGACTCATGATCCGTCCACGGCCACAACCTATACTCCCGCCCAGACTCATGAGACGACAAATGTGACTCCCACTCCAACGCATGCCACCGCAATTGTCTGA
- the LOC6610840 gene encoding ammonium transporter Rh type B isoform X1 translates to MHSPAAKVSGYVVLMIVQIIFLVLFWLFVRYEKTALPLAIDAEDAGSANEHVSKYPQFQDIQVMIFIGFGFLMTFLRKYGYSATGFTLFMAALVVQWAVLMKGFLHMEGGKISLSLENIIDADIAAAVPLISMGALLGRTTPIQLLCMSVFEVALFAANEYLALHVFSICDCGGSITVHAFGAYFGLAVALMLRPASDQNETGKLEGASYTSDIFAMIGTTFLWVYWPSFNSVLADGAGGERAILNTFLSLAAATVTTFVVSALVSHENKLDMVHVQNSTLAGGVAVGTVCNLLLGAHGAVLIGIIAGTVSVLGYRYLTPWMTANLRLHDTCGVHNLHGMPALISAIASAIYASMATVGEYQSELQDIFPAMVGTNGTETKIMGGLGRNATSQAGYQLFGIAVTLLIAIGGGILTGAVLKYTNFRNLKKDEHHLDEHYWEVPAAENKEEYLNMLAKLLDDDAAATNSNSQSAANFNWRPFLLRNWNAIVPANNLYVRGALH, encoded by the exons ATGCATTCGCCGGCTGCCAAAGTGTCGGGCTACGTCGTCCTGATGATTGTGCAAATAATCTTCCTGGTTCTATTCTGGCTGTTCGTGCGTTACGAAAAGACGGCGCTGCCCCTGGCAATCGACGCCGAAGACGCTGGATCAGCAAACGAACACGTTTCGAAATATCCGC AGTTCCAGGACATCCAGGTGATGATCTTCATTGGCTTTGGCTTTCTAATGACCTTCCTGCGGAAGTACGGATACAGTGCCACTGGATTCACCCTGTTTATGGCAGCTCTAGTGGTGCAATGGGCTGTGCTCATGAAGGGATTCCTCCACATGGAGGGCGGCAAGATCAG CCTCTCCCTGGAGAACATCATTGATGCGGATATAGCCGCCGCCGTGCCCCTGATTAGCATGGGCGCTCTGCTTGGCAGGACCACTCCAATCCAACTCCTGTGCATGTCCGTCTTTGAGGTGGCTCTTTTCGCGGCCAATGAGTATCTGGCTCTTCATGTGTTCAGT ATCTGCGACTGTGGCGGCTCTATCACTGTCCACGCCTTTGGAGCCTACTTTGGACTGGCTGTGGCTCTGATGCTGAGACCCGCCAGCGACCAGAACGAAACGGGAAAGCTAGAGGGCGCCAGCTATACGTCGGACATCTTCGCCATGATCGGCACCACCTTCCTGTGGGTGTACTGGCCCAGCTTCAACTCTGTTCTGGCCGATGGAGCCGGCGGCGAGCGGGCCATTTTGAACACGTTCCTGTCATTAGCCGCGGCAACAG TGACCACCTTCGTTGTATCCGCACTTGTCAGCCACGAGAATAAATTGGACATGGTGCACGTGCAGAACTCGACCCTCGCCGGCGGAGTTGCAGTGGGCACGGTGTGCAACTTGCTGCTCGGCGCCCACGGAGCTGTCTTAATTGGCATTATCGCCGGCACGGTCTCGGTGCTCGGCTATCGCTATTTAACA CCCTGGATGACGGCCAATCTGAGGCTGCACGACACCTGTGGCGTGCACAACCTGCATGGAATGCCTGCCCTGATTTCGGCCATTGCCTCCGCCATTTACGCCTCGATGGCCACCGTGGGCGAGTACCAATCCGAGCTGCAGGACATTTTCCCGGCCATGGTGGGCACCAACGGAACCGAGACCAAAATCATGGGC GGTCTTGGCCGAAACGCCACTTCGCAGGCGGGCTACCAATTGTTTGGCATCGCTGTCACACTACTTATTGCCATCGGCGGTGGTATTTTGACAG GTGCCGTTTTGAAGTACACCAACTTCCGGAACCTGAAGAAGGACGAACATCACCTGGACGAGCACTACTGGGAGGTTCCGGCTGCCGAGAACAAGGAGGAATA TTTAAATATGCTCGCCAAACTTTTGGATGACGATGCCGCCGCCACCAACTCGAATTCCCAGTCTGCCGCCAactttaattggcgcccattTCTGTTGCGCAACTGGAATGCAATTGTCCCCGCCAACAATTTGTATGTGCGCGGCGCTCTGCACTAG
- the LOC6610840 gene encoding ammonium transporter Rh type B isoform X2 produces MHSPAAKVSGYVVLMIVQIIFLVLFWLFVRYEKTALPLAIDAEDAGSANEHVSKYPQFQDIQVMIFIGFGFLMTFLRKYGYSATGFTLFMAALVVQWAVLMKGFLHMEGGKISLSLENIIDADIAAAVPLISMGALLGRTTPIQLLCMSVFEVALFAANEYLALHVFSICDCGGSITVHAFGAYFGLAVALMLRPASDQNETGKLEGASYTSDIFAMIGTTFLWVYWPSFNSVLADGAGGERAILNTFLSLAAATVTTFVVSALVSHENKLDMVHVQNSTLAGGVAVGTVCNLLLGAHGAVLIGIIAGTVSVLGYRYLTPWMTANLRLHDTCGVHNLHGMPALISAIASAIYASMATVGEYQSELQDIFPAMVGTNGTETKIMGGLGRNATSQAGYQLFGIAVTLLIAIGGGILTGAVLKYTNFRNLKKDEHHLDEHYWEVPAAENKEEYELEKVDELML; encoded by the exons ATGCATTCGCCGGCTGCCAAAGTGTCGGGCTACGTCGTCCTGATGATTGTGCAAATAATCTTCCTGGTTCTATTCTGGCTGTTCGTGCGTTACGAAAAGACGGCGCTGCCCCTGGCAATCGACGCCGAAGACGCTGGATCAGCAAACGAACACGTTTCGAAATATCCGC AGTTCCAGGACATCCAGGTGATGATCTTCATTGGCTTTGGCTTTCTAATGACCTTCCTGCGGAAGTACGGATACAGTGCCACTGGATTCACCCTGTTTATGGCAGCTCTAGTGGTGCAATGGGCTGTGCTCATGAAGGGATTCCTCCACATGGAGGGCGGCAAGATCAG CCTCTCCCTGGAGAACATCATTGATGCGGATATAGCCGCCGCCGTGCCCCTGATTAGCATGGGCGCTCTGCTTGGCAGGACCACTCCAATCCAACTCCTGTGCATGTCCGTCTTTGAGGTGGCTCTTTTCGCGGCCAATGAGTATCTGGCTCTTCATGTGTTCAGT ATCTGCGACTGTGGCGGCTCTATCACTGTCCACGCCTTTGGAGCCTACTTTGGACTGGCTGTGGCTCTGATGCTGAGACCCGCCAGCGACCAGAACGAAACGGGAAAGCTAGAGGGCGCCAGCTATACGTCGGACATCTTCGCCATGATCGGCACCACCTTCCTGTGGGTGTACTGGCCCAGCTTCAACTCTGTTCTGGCCGATGGAGCCGGCGGCGAGCGGGCCATTTTGAACACGTTCCTGTCATTAGCCGCGGCAACAG TGACCACCTTCGTTGTATCCGCACTTGTCAGCCACGAGAATAAATTGGACATGGTGCACGTGCAGAACTCGACCCTCGCCGGCGGAGTTGCAGTGGGCACGGTGTGCAACTTGCTGCTCGGCGCCCACGGAGCTGTCTTAATTGGCATTATCGCCGGCACGGTCTCGGTGCTCGGCTATCGCTATTTAACA CCCTGGATGACGGCCAATCTGAGGCTGCACGACACCTGTGGCGTGCACAACCTGCATGGAATGCCTGCCCTGATTTCGGCCATTGCCTCCGCCATTTACGCCTCGATGGCCACCGTGGGCGAGTACCAATCCGAGCTGCAGGACATTTTCCCGGCCATGGTGGGCACCAACGGAACCGAGACCAAAATCATGGGC GGTCTTGGCCGAAACGCCACTTCGCAGGCGGGCTACCAATTGTTTGGCATCGCTGTCACACTACTTATTGCCATCGGCGGTGGTATTTTGACAG GTGCCGTTTTGAAGTACACCAACTTCCGGAACCTGAAGAAGGACGAACATCACCTGGACGAGCACTACTGGGAGGTTCCGGCTGCCGAGAACAAGGAGGAATA TGAACTAGAAAAAGTTGACGAGCTTATGCTGTAA